A single Aspergillus chevalieri M1 DNA, chromosome 3, nearly complete sequence DNA region contains:
- a CDS encoding cysteine hydrolase (COG:S;~EggNog:ENOG410PX1B;~InterPro:IPR000868,IPR036380;~PFAM:PF00857;~antiSMASH:Cluster_3.10) — translation MASVTNGTLSFGDNYAVLNLDWMSVLINAAKDTHEGQAMIKNCSKWNDAVHQKSPRPLTVFSTLSFNPGQPEVQPNSPFANLIVPYGEFRNGSPEVQIDGHFKVDEEDVVLQKTRWSATMGNALEQILKARNIKTVIISGLTLSGVVMSTIYRLFDLDYNIYVIRDNVLELPVDQTPAFSEVMLEMLLPKMNIKVVSIEEALGALEHS, via the exons ATGGCCTCTGTGACCAACGGTACCCTAAGCTTTGGTGACAACTACGCAGTCCTCAATTTGGACTGGATGTCGGTGCTGATCAACGCTGCCAAGGATACCCATGAAGGTCAGGCCATGATTAAGAACTGCTCTAAGTGGAATGATGCAGTGCACCAGAAATCTCCTCGTCCCCTTACTGTTTTCTCCACCCTCTCCTTCAATCCTGGCCAGCCTGAGGTTCAGCCTAATTCACCATTTGCCAATTTGATTGTTCCCTATGGCGAGTTCAGAAACGGCTCCCCTGAAGTGCAAATCGATGGGCATTTCAaggttgatgaggaggacgTTGTGCTTCAAAAGACCAGATGGTCCGCTACGATGGGCAATGCCTTGGAGCAAATTTTGAAGGCGCGCAATATCAAGACAGTTATTATA TCCGGCCTGACTCTCTCTGGTGTTGTGATGTCCACTATCTACCGGCTGTTTGACTTGGACTATAACATTTACGTCATCAGGGATAATGTCTTGGAGTTGCCAGTTGATCAAACTCCTGCATTCTCTGAGGTTATGCTCGAAATGCTTTTGCCTAAGATGAATATCAAGGTTGTTTCTATTGAGGAGGCTCTCGGGGCGCTAGAGCATTCTTAG
- the PP1_2 gene encoding serine/threonine-protein phosphatase (COG:T;~EggNog:ENOG410QDCN;~InterPro:IPR029052,IPR031675,IPR006186,IPR004843;~PFAM:PF00149,PF16891;~antiSMASH:Cluster_3.10;~go_function: GO:0016787 - hydrolase activity [Evidence IEA]) has translation MTDRDVNLESIINRLLKVRGTRPDQYVQLQESEIRYLCHKARELLVSQPILLELEAPIKICGDVHGQYYDLLRLFEYGGYPPEANYLFLGDYVDRGKQSVECICLLLAYKIKYPENFFILRGNHECASINRIYGFYDECKRRYSVKLWKTFIDCFNCLPIAAIVEEKIFCMHGGLSPDLNSMEQIRRIMRPTDIPDCGLLCDLLWADPDRDINGWGENDRGVSFTFGSDVVNRFVQKHDIDLICRAHQCVEDGYEFFANRQLLTLFSAPNYCGEFDNADIETS, from the exons ATGACTGATCGGGACGTGAATTTGGAGTCTATTATAAATAGGCTGCTTAAAGTGAGAGGTACTCGACCGGATCAATATGTCCAACTCCAGGAATCGGAGATTCGTTATCTGTGTCACAAAGCGCGAGAATTATTGGTCTCACAACCTATATTACTAGAACTTGAGGCACCCATAAAG ATATGTGGCGATGTCCATGGCCAGTACTACGATCTCCTGCGCCTGTTTGAGTATGGTGGCTACCCGCCAGAGGCTAACTATCTGTTTCTTGGTGATTACGTCGATCGTGGCAAACAATCTGTTGAGTGCATCTGCCTTTTGTTAGCCTACAAGATCAAGTACCCTGAAAACTTCTTTATTCTACGCGGGAATCACGAGTGTGCTTCAATTAACCGAATCTATGGCTTCTACGATGAGTGCAAGCGCAGATATAGTGTCAAGCTATGGAAGACGTTCATCGATTGCTTCAATTGTTTACCAATCGCTGCTATTGTCGAAGAGAAGATATTTTGTATGCATGGAGGGCTTAGTCCTGATCTAAATTCAATGGAGCAAATCCGTCGGATCATGCGTCCCACAGAT ATACCCGACTGCGGTCTGTTGTGTGACCTTCTATGGGCAGATCCAGATAGGGATATCAATGGCTGGGGTGAGAATGACCGTGGTGTCTCGTTCACATTCGGCTCGGACGTCGTCAATCGTTTCGTTCAGAAACATGATATAGACCTTATTTGCCGCGCCCACCAGTGTGTGGAAGATGGGTATGAATTCTTCGCCAACCGACAACTATTGACGCTATTCAGTGCACCGAACTACTGTGGCGAGTTTGACAATGCAG ATATTGAAACCAGctaa
- a CDS encoding Zn(II)2Cys6 transcription factor (COG:S;~EggNog:ENOG410PR0A;~InterPro:IPR036864,IPR007219,IPR001138;~PFAM:PF00172;~TransMembrane:1 (i251-270o);~antiSMASH:Cluster_3.10;~go_function: GO:0000981 - DNA-binding transcription factor activity, RNA polymerase II-specific [Evidence IEA];~go_function: GO:0003677 - DNA binding [Evidence IEA];~go_function: GO:0008270 - zinc ion binding [Evidence IEA];~go_process: GO:0006351 - transcription, DNA-templated [Evidence IEA];~go_process: GO:0006355 - regulation of transcription, DNA-templated [Evidence IEA]), with translation MRTSRYSTSRQKACQQCSSAKVRCDRKAGNERCTRCTQRGLPCAYPHADVPEAPTMTNPGLNGVQPPSPFSISDMSFASPERGLLATNMYNDPITRPPKSPSTTSSRPLPLLNEGFVNTAARMPESLDDMDFSGLDLVCPISADEIKNRWIQAYIPVPGQTVKQYPTGVSNFIYHILKSYAVVAVNGRGILPFIHPKQMMAQPTGSPLTTCLSLVRICSNPIPGTEDAAVKVLQREMHNLYKIRDKYDDKCLFAAFQAHLIYSMILFFQLNHACNDHFRDIMTNLQELACASSQQGLLCAANQRRARPRWEEWITVEAKRRTLFVMYLFDSILSTQEGLPTFLGTELQGLPAPASKLLWQASSRFEWERQYNIHMAEWMEGSLTIDELWPPFLGMTASDISRRHARVDRWLENLDEYGTMLYAIMRCTHSD, from the coding sequence ATGAGAACGTCAAGATATTCCACTTCTCGGCAAAAGGCTTGCCAGCAATGTTCCAGTGCAAAAGTGAGATGTGATCGCAAAGCCGGGAATGAACGTTGTACGAGATGTACGCAGCGAGGCCTACCATGTGCTTATCCTCACGCAGATGTTCCTGAAGCACCAACCATGACGAACCCGGGGTTGAATGGGGTCCAGCCACCCAGCCCATTCTCAATATCAGATATGTCATTTGCAAGTCCCGAAAGGGGGCTGCTGGCAACAAACATGTACAACGATCCGATAACGCGTCCGCCAAAATCCCCAAGTACAACCTCATCAAGGCCTTTGCCATTATTGAACGAAGGCTTTGTTAATACTGCTGCGCGCATGCCAGAAAGCTTGGATGACATGGACTTCTCCGGCCTCGACCTAGTTTGTCCCATCAGCGCTGACGAGATCAAGAACCGCTGGATTCAAGCCTATATTCCTGTTCCTGGCCAGACCGTCAAGCAATACCCCACCGGTGTCAGCAACTTTATCTACCATATTTTGAAGTCGTACGCAGTTGTTGCGGTGAATGGTCGTGGTATTCTGCCGTTCATCCATCCCAAACAGATGATGGCACAACCAACCGGGTCTCCACTTACTACTTGCTTAAGTCTCGTTCGGATATGTTCAAACCCCATACCTGGTACCGAAGATGCTGCAGTCAAGGTTCTGCAACGAGAAATGCACAATCTTTACAAAATACGGGACAAATACGATGACAAGTGTCTGTTTGCTGCATTCCAGGCACACCTTATATACTCAATGATCCTTTTCttccagctcaaccacgccTGCAATGATCATTTCCGTGACATCATGACAAATTTGCAAGAGTTAGCGTGCGCCTCATCTCAGCAAGGACTCCTGTGTGCAGCTAATCAACGACGGGCGCGTCCTAGATGGGAAGAGTGGATTACAGTCGAGGCCAAACGGCGGACCCTATTTGTGATGTATCTGTTCGATAGCATCCTTTCTACCCAAGAGGGACTGCCCACTTTCCTCGGCACTGAATTGCAGGGTCTGCCAGCTCCAGCTAGTAAACTACTGTGGCAGGCAAGTAGTCGATTCGAGTGGGAGAGGCAGTACAACATCCACATGGCGGAGTGGATGGAGGGTAGTCTAACTATTGATGAACTTTGGCCTCCTTTCTTGGGTATGACTGCGTCTGATATTTCTAGAAGGCATGCGAGAGTGGATCGCTGGCTGGAAAATCTTGACGAGTATGGAACTATGCTGTATGCGATTATGAGATGCACCCACAGTGATTGA